One Gemmatimonadota bacterium genomic window, GCCTCCTGCACCGCCGGATCGTGCACGCGGATGGACCCGCTCGCCAGCTCGTGGCCGTTGTACACCGCGTCGTATGCTCGCGACTTGGGGCCCGCCGCCATGAGGGCCTCGAGGGCCGCCGCGTCCGGCTGGCCCTCGTCGGGCAGGCACCGAGCCAGAGCGGCCAGGCCGGACGCAGCGGGCATGGTGAACGGATGGTGCTCCGCGTCCAGGCGGGACCCGTCGTCGCTCCACGAGAACAGCGGGAAGTCCGTCACCCACACCCAGCTGTGACCTGGCTCCCGCAGGTCGAGGAGATCCGCCAAGTGGCGACGCAGCGCGTCGAGCGCGCCCTCGATGCCCGCCTCGCCGGACGCTCCCGCGTCGCGGGTAAGCTGCCCGACCACGGCCACGAACAGGTCCCCATCCTTTACCCCGGACGCCGCCGCGAACGCCGACCCGATGTCCTCGTCGAGCGCCTTGGCGAACTGGCCGGAGAATCCGTTGGCGGTGCGTTTGACCCAGAGCGCCCCGGCCCCGCCGGCCGCCTGCGCCACCTCGGTCAGGCCATCCAAGTGCTTGCGGGAGAGAGCCGCGCCGCCCGGCACCGGCAATCCGCGAATGCGGCCGCCCTCGGCCAAGGCCGCCTGGAAGATGCGGAAGTCGGCCGAGGCCAGCGCGTCGGTCACGTCCACGATCTCGAGCGGGATGCGCAGGTCGGGCTTGTCGGTCCCGTATCGGTCCAGCGCCTCGTCGTAGGAGATGCGTGGGAACGGCGTGTCCAGGCGCTCACCCAGCACGTCGAGCCACAATTTCGCCAGCATCGCTTCACCCACGGCGAACACGTCGTCCTCGTCCACGAACGACATCTCGGCGTCGATCTGCGTGAACTCCAACTGGCGATCCGCGCGCAGAGCCTCATCGCGCAGGCAGCGCGCGATCTGGAAGTAGCGATCGCAGCCCCCCACCATGAGCAGCTGCTTGTAGAGCTGGGGCGACTGGGGGAGCGCGTAGAAAGACCCGGGGTGGACGCGGCTGGGGACCAGGAAGTCGCGCGCGCCTTCGGGGGTGGGTCGCCCCAGCAGAGGGGTCTCGATCTCCCAGAAGCCGGCCTCGGTCAGATAACGGCGGACCGACTGCAGGGCGTAGTGGCGAACGCGCAGGGCGCGCTGCATCTCGGCGCGGCGCAGGTCGAGGAAGCGGTGTCGAAGCCGCAGATCCTCGCCAGGCGGCTCGTCTTCGGGTCCTATGGAAACCGGAACCGGAGGCGTGTCCGCGGGCGCGAGGACATCCAGCGCCTGCACGCGCACCTCGACCTCTCCCGTGGCCAGATCAGGATTCGCCAAGCCCTCGGGCCGCGGCTCCACCACCCCTTCCACGCCGATCACCACTTCCTGGCCCAGCGCCGAAGCGCGCTCCAGCACCGACGGCGGAGTCCAGGCGGGTCCGAAAGAGAGCTGAACGAGCCCCGATCGGTCTCTCAGGTCTATGAAGACCAACCCACCCAGGTCGCGGCGCCGGTGTACCCAGCCGGCGAGTCGCACCTGCGCGCTCACGTGCTTCGCGCGCAGATCCCCAGCGCGCTGGCTGCGCATGGAGGTGGCTCCGGATGCTATGGCGGCGGCGCTGCCACCGTTGCCCGCGCGCTGTCGAGAGGCCTCGGGGTCCGGACTCACGCCCCCTCGAGGTCGCGCAGGGTCTCGAGAAACTCATCCGCGCTGCGCGCCGATGCGAGCCGGCGGCGCAGCTCGTCCTTGCGCAGCAACCGCGAGATCCGGCTCAGCACCTTGACGTGCGTACCCGCCACCTGCTCGGGCCCGACGAGAAGGAAGAAGAGGCTTACCGGGGCACCGTCCAGCGCGTCGAAG contains:
- the aspS gene encoding aspartate--tRNA ligase, which translates into the protein MSPDPEASRQRAGNGGSAAAIASGATSMRSQRAGDLRAKHVSAQVRLAGWVHRRRDLGGLVFIDLRDRSGLVQLSFGPAWTPPSVLERASALGQEVVIGVEGVVEPRPEGLANPDLATGEVEVRVQALDVLAPADTPPVPVSIGPEDEPPGEDLRLRHRFLDLRRAEMQRALRVRHYALQSVRRYLTEAGFWEIETPLLGRPTPEGARDFLVPSRVHPGSFYALPQSPQLYKQLLMVGGCDRYFQIARCLRDEALRADRQLEFTQIDAEMSFVDEDDVFAVGEAMLAKLWLDVLGERLDTPFPRISYDEALDRYGTDKPDLRIPLEIVDVTDALASADFRIFQAALAEGGRIRGLPVPGGAALSRKHLDGLTEVAQAAGGAGALWVKRTANGFSGQFAKALDEDIGSAFAAASGVKDGDLFVAVVGQLTRDAGASGEAGIEGALDALRRHLADLLDLREPGHSWVWVTDFPLFSWSDDGSRLDAEHHPFTMPAASGLAALARCLPDEGQPDAAALEALMAAGPKSRAYDAVYNGHELASGSIRVHDPAVQEAILRVLGIAPAEAQERFGFLLEALRYGAPPHGGFAFGFDRLVMLMCGLTSIRDVIAFPKTAAARALLEGSPAVVSEDDLAELGIAVTGNTPSGEG